TCTACCGAGACGAGCGACTGCTGCAGCCGCTGTGGTTGCGCGACGTCCAGTACCTGCTGGTGGGTGATGACGAGGGCACTTCTCTGGTATTGCGTGCCGGCACGGACGAACTCTGGTCCGTCGCGGAGTCGGACGACGAGCCCCGCTTTGTGAACTCTCACCTGTGGGGCTTCGTCCTCCTTCTCGGTCTGTACGAACCGCGGGCCCATCCGGGATTCAGACAGCGGGTCGCTGCGTGTGACGAGAAGGCGCTGGACCATGAAAACTGCTGGTGGTCGCTGATCGTGGAGCAAATGAGCTATGGGCTTGCTCCATGACCTCGGTCACGACAACCGCTCGCCCGACGCGGGAGCATCTCTGAGAACAGGATGGTCTTCTGTCGCGCGATCGAGATCATGTCTGTTCATCTGATGGCAGGTACCGCCCAGGCGAGATCAGCCCGTACGGGTCGACCGCTTTCTTCAACAACAACGCCATTCGCTGATGCCCGCTGGAGTAGAGCATGGTGTCGATGCTGGTGCGCATCGGGCGGAATCCCGCTTCGACCAACCTCTTCTGCGCCAGTGTGACCCACTGGTGGGCGGCTTCGACCTCGATGTCGTTCGCGCGGTCGAACGGTACCCGGAAGAACCCTTCCAGACAATGTGCGCTGACACTGTTGAACGTCAGATATGACCGGATTCCGGTGTTCGAATCGGTGGTACGGGCAATGGCGACGGCGGTATTCACATGCCGACCGACGAAAGGAACGGCGGGCAATGCGCAGACGAAACCCGGAAATTTCGGATCGTCATCGAGGGCGAAATCCGATGACATATCGACGGAGCGGCCTGCCATTGCGTCGACGTACTCGTTGCCCGGCTCGCCGGACAGCTTCCGAAATCGTGTTCGCGCGGTGTCCGGAAGGTCGAGGTCGGCGGTGGTGTAGTAGTCGACGTCGTCGAAGTGTGTGGACAGCTTCTTCTGAAGCAGCGCGATGATGTCGTCGTCACCCCATAACGCAACCCAGGTCAGCCAGGTGTTCGGTGGTGCTGTCCGGTCGAGTCGAGCAAGCCGAGGGTCGTCTTCACCATTGATCTCGATGCGGTCGCGCAGTAGTTGATGTCGACGTAGTTCCGCCAGAGTATCGACGTGCGACGCCAGCTCGCCTTCGGTGGAACGCACCAGAGCCAGTGCGACATTCTGCCTGGGGTAGAGGGAGACGACCGCGGCTGTGACGATACCGAACCCCGACTGAACGAAAAGCCCGGTCACATCTGGGCCGCTACCGTAGGGGTAGTGGTGCCAGTCCGGGGCTTCGTTGTCGTCGTGTGTCCAATGGCCGGTTCGAACGTATTCAGCGTCCGCCAGCACGGCTTCGATGCCGCGGAGATCGGCTGTGCGCTGCCCGAATATTCCGACGCCACGTTCGAGTACGTTGCCCACGACGCTGGTCTGCTCGCCCGAGCCGGTGATATTCAGCATGCATGAGCGGTGCGTGAGTGCGTCGGCGAGCTGGCCTTGCGTCACGCCGGGCTCGACAACCGCATAGTGCAGTTCCTCGTTGATCTCGAGTATTCGATTCATCAGGCTCAGGTCTACGACCGCGCAACCATCGTGGACCGGGAGCTTGGAGCCCAACCCCCAGTTGCGGCCGGTGCTGATGGGATGGAGCGGAATCCGGTACCTCGCGGCGACAGTGACGATCTGCCGCACTTCATCGCGGGAAACAGGCCGCAGCACGGCCACGAGCTGCCGACTGGAAAACTCTGTCAGGTTCGCGGTATAAGGCTGGGTATCCGTGGTGGCGCGTTCACCGAGCAGAGCTCGCCACTCGTCGAATGCACTGGCCATCACCGGCGCCGATCCAACCCTGCTTCGTCGCCGCCATGTTTGCCGTGCACACCCCTGCGGGCGCGTGGCAGGTCGATGGTTTGTGGAAGGAGTTCGATGCGCGGCGCCAACACCGCGTAGCGTGCGCCGCAGAACTTCGCCTCGAAATTCCGCATCCAGCCGTGATGCGACAGATTTCCCCAGGCATCGAAACCTACGATCGAAATGCCACTGCGATCGTAACTTCCGGACAGCAGAAAGGTCCAGTAGGTCCGATCCGGAAAGACGCCGTTCCGGGCCTTGAAGGCAGCGCAGAAACGCAGGTATCGTCGCAGATCGAGGCCGTGGAGCCCCTCGTCGTCGTATTCACGCTTCGCGTATTTTCCGCTGCTTCCGATCAGTTCCGGTACCTTGGCGGCGGAGGTGACGAACCAATGTGATTCGCTCACCATGACGGTGCGGATCATATTTGCTTCGACATCGAAATCTATATTCGCCCGGATGTCGAACAGCTCGCACAGTTCTCTTGCCGACAGCCCGGCCGGCACATAAACGAGTAGTTCGTCACTCGATTCGAGCTCGGCGATCTCCGTATCGGTGAACGGGCAAGGCGCGATCTCATCCGGTCGCTTGTCGCCGAACATTCCGTCGACGAGCTCATTCAGGTATGCTTCTCGGTTCACGTATCGTGCGCCTTCCTCACCTGGCTACCGTATTGATTCGAGGCAACACGACATTCGCGCGCATTGCTCGGGAACGCCGACAGTTGCTTCGTCGCATGGATGCTACTTCGACTTTGAATTACCCGATTTCCCAGTGCGGGGACGGTAGGATGCTGCGTTTGTCAGCGCGAACTGCCGGTCAGTGGCGCCGCGGCCCGCCGACCCGAGAGGGCGGCTGCCGGAATCGGCGGATGGCCTCGCTGGTAGTGAACAGGGTGAATGTGGCTCGGCGCCAGTGTCTATGGGTCCGATCGGGTGGTGCGCAGTCGGTCGACTTCAGTGGTCGCGCTGTCGCGAGATGCCTCGATAAAGCGCAGAAGGGCCTGAAGCTCCTCGCCGTCGAAAGCGGTGAGATCTGAGCGGGTGCGGGCGGTCAAGCCGTCGTAGTATGCGGCGACCCGCGCGAGTCCTTCCGCGGTGGGGTGGACGAGGATCCGGCGGCGGTCGTGAGGGTCGGGAACTCGTTCGACACAGCCTGCTTCGGTGAGTCGGTCGATCATTCGCGTGGTCGAGCCGGGGCTCAGGCCGACGCGTGCCGCCAGCGCGCCTGCGGTGGTGGGCCCGTTCCGGTGCAGGGCGTGCAGACAATGAAAATCGCTCGGTACCAACCCGATTCGCTCGGCGATCAACCCGTTGAGCCGGATCAGCTGGGTTACCCAGTCCGGCAGCGTGTCGATGATCTGGGTGACCAGATCCCGCCCGGGTGACTCGGCAGCTCGACCGGCTTCCTGCTCATTCGCCATCGCTTGACACCACTTCGGTCGTTCCAATAAATTGCGCCGCGCAAATGTTTCGCGGCGCAACAATACCGGACCGATCGGCGCCGACATGCTGGGGGTGCACAGCCTCCTCAGGTTCTGTGGGGTTGTCGATCGAACCGGACTTGAAGTTGGCGGCCCGACCTGAACGCAGACCTAGAAGCCGGCACACGCCGCATGGAGAACAGGAAGCCGCAATGGACAGCAGTACCGCCGGGGCTCACGGCAGGGCGACCACGGTGAGTGATGACGAGCCGGCCGACGTCGGCACCGAGACCGCGGGAGTCGTGGTCGCGGGTCTGACCGTGAACTACCTCGTGGACCCGTACGGGATCGATGACCGGACACCTACTCTAGGTTGGCGGCTGGTCTCGGCCGACCGTGCGGTCGTGCAATCGGCATACCAGGTCAGAGCCGCCTCTGCTTCGCAACGGCTCGCGCTGGACCGGCCCGACCTGTGGGATTCCGGCGCGGTGGCATCGGATCAGCAGGTGGATATTGGCTACGGCGGCCGGCTGCTCACTTCGCGCGAGCAGGTGTTCTGGCATTCCGGGTATGGACCGACGGTGACCGCGTGTCGGCATGGAGTCCGGTCGGCCGCTGGGAGATGGGTTTGCTCGATTCAGCAGATTGGACGGCGGAATGGATCACCAGTTCGATACTCGCGGCACGGGCGGCTGCTCCATTGCCGATCTTCGCCAAGCGTTTCACCGTGCCACCGGCGCGGCGGATCGGGCAGGCGCGTCTCTATGTATCGGGGCTCGGGCTGTATGAAGCGCGGCTCAACGGCCACAAAGTCGGTGTGGATGTCCTTGTGCCGAGCATCACCGATTACCGCAAACGAGCGCTGTACAACACCCACGATGTCGCCGATCACCTGCAGACCGGAGACAACGTCGTGGGACTGCTCGTCGGTAACGGTTTCTTCAATGTGCCCGAACGGGAAGGCCGATACTGGGAGTCGGTGACCTGGAAAAACGGTGTCGCCGACGGGGAGACGGTCCGGCTGTCCGGCGAGCCGAAGGTTATCGCGCAGCTGGAGATCCGGTACGACGACGGTTCCGTCCAGCGGGTATCCAGTGATGCCACCTGGCGGGCCGAGGAGGGACCGATCGAATTCTCCGGGTATTACGGGGGCGAGGACTACGATGCCCGCCGCCTGCGACCCGGGTGGGATGAACCGGCCGGTGACCACTCCCGGTGGCGACATGCTGCTGTCGCCCCCGATATCCCCGCGGCGCTCAGCGCCCAGTTCGAACCGGCTGTTGTCGAGGCGGAGCGGCTGCGCGCGGTCGAGATGACCGAGCCCGAGCCTGGAATCTACGTGTTCGACTTCGGCACATCTGCTGTTGGATGGCCGGAGATCGAAGTCGAAGGACCTGCCGGGACACTTGTCACGCTCTACCCGGGCTGGTACCTCGACAACGGCAGAGTAGACCAGAACGGGATGCTCGGATGGGTGCCGAACGTGGTTGTCGCCGATCACTACACGTTGGCCGGCCATGGGATCGAGGTGTGGCATCCCCGCTTCACCTACCATGGATTTCGGTACCTCGAAGTTCATGGGCTGCCGTCCCGGCCGCTCATTTCGAGCGTGACCGGGATCGTGGTGCGCGCCGCAACCGGCGCCACCGCCGAGTTCGAATGCTCCAGCCGGCTGTTGAACGCCATCGACAGAATTGCCGATCGCAGCATGCGAAGCGCCATGCTCGCGCCGACCCGCGGAAATCACCGCTTCCGAAGAAGCACGATTGATCGGCCAGAACGAAAAGTATGCAATCTACCGGACAGGGTCCGGAGCATGGATATTTATCCAATGAGCTACTACCGGATTGTAGACGAAAGCCCGCACCGCACCCGATAGCAGTTGCCCGCCTCGAATTTGTCGTGTCGTTGGGTTGTCAAACCCATGTCGCTGATTCGGGGGTGATGCCGTGGGCGCGCGCATTGGCGTCGATGATGTCGCGAAGCCAGGTGGTCAGGCCGGTCTCGATGTCGTCGTAGAAAGCGGCGAATCCTGGATCGGTGGCGTACCTGCGTCCCAGGCAGACGTGCATCGAGTGCGTGCAGTCGAAGTAGGCGCCGATCGATGCCCGGTGCCGCTCGGCCAGCGAGTTGGCCTGGTCGCTTCCGGGGGCCACCCCGGTGCGGTGTGCTGCGGCCAGTTCCGCGTTGAGTGCATCGACGCCATCGGCGATCTGGTGCCAGTGCTCCACAGTCCTGCCTGCGGCGCGTTCGGCGTACTGCGCCCACTGGGCGGTGTCACCCCAACGATCGCGTGCTTCTTCGACCCATGAGGGCTGCCAGTGCTGGCCGAAGATCGCTACCTGTTCCTCGGCCGACAGCAGAATGCCGGACTTCCTGGCTTCGATCATGCGGTCCAGCGCGTTGCTCATGCGCTGCAGATGAGCTACACGCTCGCGAAGCTGGTCGCGCTGCCGGTGCAGAGATGCCAGCGCATCGGTTGCCGGGGCGTCCAGCAATGTCCCGATGTCGTTGAGAGGTACACCCAGTTCACGGTAGACGAGCACCCGGTGAATACGGGCAATGTCCGCGGCAGTGTAGAGCCGATAGCCGGTGTCGGTGCGCTGGGACGGGCGGACGAGCCCCAGCGCATCCCAGTGATGAAGAGCGCGGATCGTGACGCCCACCAGCGATGCGACGACACCTACGGTGAGACCGTCTTCGGCGTCATCGAAGGTTCGCTTCGTTACACCGTCCACTCTGACACCCATTCCGTGCGAGGCCCCCACGACTACGGTCTGATCACTCTTCGGGCGCCCTGATTCCCATGGCTCGCAGATGCTCGGCCTCTGCGCTGTTCGGATCGTACGGTCGCGCTGCCGTCATGATCACCCGGGTGTTCTCCGGGGTGACGATCTCCAGCTCCACCGAGTTCCACGGCATCTGCCGCGGCCCCGTCGTGCAGCCAGGTAGCAATTCCGCACACGCGGACGCGATCTGGTCGACCTGGCTCAGCACGCATGCGAAGCTCACGCTCAGCGCCGACGCCCCGGCAGGGCCCCCGTCCCCCGGCACGAGCAAGACGTCCTGGAACGCCCAGCGGCGCAGGTGCGTGATCTGGCCGGGGACTGAGAACAAATCGAAGAACCCGAGTCCGCGGCACCAGAAGTCCGCCGATGTGGCCAGATCGAACGTCGGCACCGTGACAAACATCGGCATCCCGTAGAGGCCGCGGAAAAGCTCCGGAGGCACGGCGTCAAGCGCGGGGACGGGAACGGGACTGATATCGAAAGCGGGGAAGTTGTCGGTCATGACGACATCGTCGAGCCTCACGCAACGTCAGGGTCAAGCAGCGCCGCAGCAGGCACCGTAGGCGGCAGTTTCCGAGCAGCGCCCTCGTCGAGCGCTGCTCGTGCCTCGCCCCGTACCCCGACCACCGCGGTTACCACGGACCCCGGCCGAATATGATCTCGAACGGGGCCTCGATGGCTCTGATGTCAGCCGAAACCTGCGATAGCTTGTCGACGGTGGTCACCTGAACCGTATTCGTGACGCTGGACTATATGTCGGTGTTCTGTTGTCCACCTTGAAAACTGCAGCACGCCCAGCGAGGTCGCTCGCCGATCATCGACTGCGGGTCGAGCCTGGTGTCGTCGATATGCCTTGGGAACCGTCCCACCCCGCAGGCGGGGCATTTCTGAGCCGCACTGGCTCTGGCGCACTTTGACGATCGGTGGGGCAGACCGCCATGAGCACGCAGTAGTGGAGCGGGCCAGAGCCACCGCACGTCGGCCGTTTGCGGGGCTCGTGCTTGTCTGTTGGGTGTGATGTCGAAGTTGGTTCGGAACGGTGTCGACCTGCTCGCATGGATTGCGACACTGACAGGAGCTGCCGGGGTCGCGTTGCACTTCAGCCAGTCGTGGTGGCGAATGCTGGTCTTGGCGGCTTCGGGTGCGCCATACCTGATGAGCTGCGCGCTGGTCGGGGTGGTGGCTTTTGTAGCCATGCGGCACTGGAGCGGCGCGGGGGTGGCGATCGTTGTCGTTACCATCGCGATGTGGACCCAAGCTCCGCTGTACTTCAGCCGCTCGGGCGACGACGGGCACGCAGTGATAGCGATGCAGGCCAATCTTCTGTTCGACGGAGCCGACCCTCGGGCGCTGGTCGACCAAGTGCGCGCGCGGAACATCGCTTTGCTCACTGGCCAGCGTGCGCCGCCGGTCATCGGCGAGGACTTTCGCGATCCGCTCACGACCCGCGAGATCGGCCGCCGGTCACTGATTACTGCCGGCGCTGTCTCTCAGCGTGTTGCCCGCGCCGAGCGGGCTGGGTTGGTTGAGCGATCATCGTCGTCGGTATCTCGCCGCGCGGTCGCCGTCAGGCTGACCGAAATCGGCCACCGCCTGATCGAAACCACCGTGCGGCAACTACTCGAGCACGAAGCGGACCTGATCAGCGCGCTCACAGCTGCCGAGTGCACGGCCCTCGCCGGGATTCTCGCCACGCTGGAACAGGCGCTCGTGGCGTCGCCACCGAACGAGCCGCGGGAGTGAGGTCCACACAGACCAGGACCGAGGTCACATATGCCAACTCGAAACCCGCAAGGTCTGGTGCACCACCGCTGACCGGCCTCAGCATCGACGTCACGCCCGCCTATTCTGCGGCAGACCAATATCATCGGGGTTGGATTCGCTGACTACGTCAGAACTTCGCCAGTGACCGCGCAGCGGATTCAGCCACTCGGAGTCCGATGCGGTCACAGCGTCGAACAAGTGACGGCGTCTTCGGAGCGTTCGTACCCACCATCGGCAGCGTCGAAGTTTCCCGCTGTGCTTCAGGGGTAACTTGGATCGTTCTCCTCGCGATAGCCATCGACGGTGAGCTGTACGACCCGCTCGAGTTGAATCCGTATTTCGGTGGTGCCGGCGGGAACAGCCTTGATGTTGGCTCCGCTGCGGACGAGATAGCGGCCGTCGGGATAGTCCATCACGTGGAAGCCTCGGGCGGGTGCGGGGCGGTTGTCCCATGCGGGGCCTGCGTACACCGCGACGTGGGCGATAGTGGCGCGGGGACGTTCGAAGAACTGTGCGGCTTGTTCGCGGGGCGCGGGTGGTGCCCCGACGCGGTACGGTCCTTCGTCCTCGGCGTCGAGTTCGTGCCGGGAGACCTCGATGCCGAGGCCGCGGCCACGCGGGGCGTCCGGCAGCAGGTCGACGACTCGTCGGCTCACCTCTGCCGCGTCGATCAGCGACATGTGCACGGCCCCACCGCGATCCGGCGACGGGGTCGGTTCCTGCATCAGCAGCACCGCGTGCTGATAGTGCACGGCGGCGTGGACGCGCAGCTTGTCCTTTCCGTGGAGTCCCGCGACTTCGACGCGTGCCTCCGGTTCGGCCAGTACGCGCAGCGCACCGTACATGGGCTCGTCGAAGCGACGGTGTAGTCCGGCGGCTTCGGACTTCCACTCCGCTTCGTAGTCGGCGACTGTTTCCGCGGTGGATCGGTATTGCAACGGGTACGGAAGCACGTCGCGGTCGACGGCCCGCCACAGCACGGTGAAGCCGAGCGCCGTGAACGACCAGTCCCGTCGGCTCATGACGCCGGTTCGTTCGTCGTGCGTGGCAGCCGCGTCGTCCGTGTCAGCACGGCGTCGAGGTTT
The DNA window shown above is from Nocardia sp. NBC_01730 and carries:
- a CDS encoding SUKH-4 family immunity protein, producing MSSGEGWEELCAAWAPDQLVSIEPERLAVAPVSERTREFLVRVGLPRECPLLVSFYRDERLLQPLWLRDVQYLLVGDDEGTSLVLRAGTDELWSVAESDDEPRFVNSHLWGFVLLLGLYEPRAHPGFRQRVAACDEKALDHENCWWSLIVEQMSYGLAP
- a CDS encoding FAD-binding oxidoreductase, with the translated sequence MASAFDEWRALLGERATTDTQPYTANLTEFSSRQLVAVLRPVSRDEVRQIVTVAARYRIPLHPISTGRNWGLGSKLPVHDGCAVVDLSLMNRILEINEELHYAVVEPGVTQGQLADALTHRSCMLNITGSGEQTSVVGNVLERGVGIFGQRTADLRGIEAVLADAEYVRTGHWTHDDNEAPDWHHYPYGSGPDVTGLFVQSGFGIVTAAVVSLYPRQNVALALVRSTEGELASHVDTLAELRRHQLLRDRIEINGEDDPRLARLDRTAPPNTWLTWVALWGDDDIIALLQKKLSTHFDDVDYYTTADLDLPDTARTRFRKLSGEPGNEYVDAMAGRSVDMSSDFALDDDPKFPGFVCALPAVPFVGRHVNTAVAIARTTDSNTGIRSYLTFNSVSAHCLEGFFRVPFDRANDIEVEAAHQWVTLAQKRLVEAGFRPMRTSIDTMLYSSGHQRMALLLKKAVDPYGLISPGRYLPSDEQT
- a CDS encoding MarR family winged helix-turn-helix transcriptional regulator; protein product: MANEQEAGRAAESPGRDLVTQIIDTLPDWVTQLIRLNGLIAERIGLVPSDFHCLHALHRNGPTTAGALAARVGLSPGSTTRMIDRLTEAGCVERVPDPHDRRRILVHPTAEGLARVAAYYDGLTARTRSDLTAFDGEELQALLRFIEASRDSATTEVDRLRTTRSDP
- a CDS encoding family 78 glycoside hydrolase catalytic domain is translated as MSAWSPVGRWEMGLLDSADWTAEWITSSILAARAAAPLPIFAKRFTVPPARRIGQARLYVSGLGLYEARLNGHKVGVDVLVPSITDYRKRALYNTHDVADHLQTGDNVVGLLVGNGFFNVPEREGRYWESVTWKNGVADGETVRLSGEPKVIAQLEIRYDDGSVQRVSSDATWRAEEGPIEFSGYYGGEDYDARRLRPGWDEPAGDHSRWRHAAVAPDIPAALSAQFEPAVVEAERLRAVEMTEPEPGIYVFDFGTSAVGWPEIEVEGPAGTLVTLYPGWYLDNGRVDQNGMLGWVPNVVVADHYTLAGHGIEVWHPRFTYHGFRYLEVHGLPSRPLISSVTGIVVRAATGATAEFECSSRLLNAIDRIADRSMRSAMLAPTRGNHRFRRSTIDRPERKVCNLPDRVRSMDIYPMSYYRIVDESPHRTR
- a CDS encoding MerR family transcriptional regulator translates to MDGVTKRTFDDAEDGLTVGVVASLVGVTIRALHHWDALGLVRPSQRTDTGYRLYTAADIARIHRVLVYRELGVPLNDIGTLLDAPATDALASLHRQRDQLRERVAHLQRMSNALDRMIEARKSGILLSAEEQVAIFGQHWQPSWVEEARDRWGDTAQWAQYAERAAGRTVEHWHQIADGVDALNAELAAAHRTGVAPGSDQANSLAERHRASIGAYFDCTHSMHVCLGRRYATDPGFAAFYDDIETGLTTWLRDIIDANARAHGITPESATWV
- a CDS encoding VOC family protein, whose protein sequence is MTDNFPAFDISPVPVPALDAVPPELFRGLYGMPMFVTVPTFDLATSADFWCRGLGFFDLFSVPGQITHLRRWAFQDVLLVPGDGGPAGASALSVSFACVLSQVDQIASACAELLPGCTTGPRQMPWNSVELEIVTPENTRVIMTAARPYDPNSAEAEHLRAMGIRAPEE
- a CDS encoding MarR family winged helix-turn-helix transcriptional regulator, encoding MSKLVRNGVDLLAWIATLTGAAGVALHFSQSWWRMLVLAASGAPYLMSCALVGVVAFVAMRHWSGAGVAIVVVTIAMWTQAPLYFSRSGDDGHAVIAMQANLLFDGADPRALVDQVRARNIALLTGQRAPPVIGEDFRDPLTTREIGRRSLITAGAVSQRVARAERAGLVERSSSSVSRRAVAVRLTEIGHRLIETTVRQLLEHEADLISALTAAECTALAGILATLEQALVASPPNEPRE
- a CDS encoding ESX secretion-associated protein EspG, yielding MSRRDWSFTALGFTVLWRAVDRDVLPYPLQYRSTAETVADYEAEWKSEAAGLHRRFDEPMYGALRVLAEPEARVEVAGLHGKDKLRVHAAVHYQHAVLLMQEPTPSPDRGGAVHMSLIDAAEVSRRVVDLLPDAPRGRGLGIEVSRHELDAEDEGPYRVGAPPAPREQAAQFFERPRATIAHVAVYAGPAWDNRPAPARGFHVMDYPDGRYLVRSGANIKAVPAGTTEIRIQLERVVQLTVDGYREENDPSYP